In one window of Tenrec ecaudatus isolate mTenEca1 chromosome 3, mTenEca1.hap1, whole genome shotgun sequence DNA:
- the LOC142443636 gene encoding ATP synthase F(1) complex subunit epsilon, mitochondrial has protein sequence MVAYWRQAGLSYIRYSQICAKAVRDALKAEFKANAEKTAGHSVKIVKVKKD, from the coding sequence ATGGTGGCGTACTGGCGACAGGCTGGGCTCAGCTACATCCGCTACTCGCAGATCTGTGCAAAAGCCGTCAGGGACGCCCTGAAGGCCGAATTCAAAGCCAATGCTGAGAAGACTGCTGGCCACAGCGTGAAGATTGTGAAAGTGAAGAAGGACTAA